From a region of the Sinorhizobium sp. B11 genome:
- the ubiE gene encoding bifunctional demethylmenaquinone methyltransferase/2-methoxy-6-polyprenyl-1,4-benzoquinol methylase UbiE, whose amino-acid sequence MSDSRTSADGGMETSYGFREVPTGEKQGLVNEVFHKVAKRYDIMNDVMSMGMHRAWKDAMIAALNPRKEPGYKVLDVAGGTGDIAFRIIEASNRQAHATVLDINGSMLGVGAERAEKKKLSDNLTFVEANAEDLPFEANSFDAYTIAFGIRNVPRIEVALSEAYRVLKRGGRLLVLEFSEVDLPLLDKVYDAWSFNAIPKFGKAITGDAEPYQYLVESIRKFPNQENFAAMIRTVGFSRVTYTNYTGGIAALHSGWKL is encoded by the coding sequence ATGTCAGACAGCCGGACCTCCGCCGATGGCGGCATGGAAACGTCCTACGGCTTCCGTGAGGTGCCGACCGGTGAAAAGCAAGGCCTCGTCAACGAGGTCTTCCACAAGGTCGCCAAGCGCTACGACATCATGAACGACGTCATGTCGATGGGCATGCACAGGGCCTGGAAGGACGCCATGATCGCGGCACTCAACCCGCGCAAGGAGCCGGGCTACAAGGTGCTCGATGTTGCCGGCGGCACGGGCGACATTGCCTTCCGCATCATCGAAGCTTCCAACCGCCAGGCGCATGCGACCGTGCTCGACATCAACGGTTCGATGCTTGGCGTCGGCGCCGAGCGAGCGGAAAAGAAAAAGCTTTCCGACAATCTGACCTTTGTCGAGGCCAATGCCGAAGACCTTCCCTTCGAGGCAAACAGCTTCGATGCCTATACCATCGCTTTCGGCATCCGCAACGTGCCGCGGATCGAGGTAGCACTCTCGGAAGCCTATCGCGTCCTGAAGCGCGGCGGGCGGCTGCTGGTGCTGGAATTTTCCGAAGTGGACTTGCCGCTGCTCGACAAGGTCTACGATGCCTGGTCCTTCAACGCCATTCCGAAATTCGGCAAGGCGATCACCGGTGACGCAGAGCCCTATCAGTATCTCGTGGAATCGATCCGCAAGTTCCCGAACCAGGAGAATTTCGCGGCGATGATCCGCACGGTCGGCTTCTCGCGCGTGACCTATACCAATTATACCGGCGGCATCGCAGCGCTGCATTCCGGCTGGAAGCTCTGA
- the mutM gene encoding bifunctional DNA-formamidopyrimidine glycosylase/DNA-(apurinic or apyrimidinic site) lyase yields the protein MPELPEVETVKRGLTPAMEGARIERLELRRGDLRFPFPQGFEQQVSGRKIIGLGRRAKYLLIDLDSGKTIISHLGMSGSFRIEQGAVSGTPGDFHHERSKDEKHDHAIFHLDGEGGPRRVIYNDPRRFGFMDIADRSELDANPFLFGLGPEPTGNELSAAYLAERFQRKAQPLKSALLDQKNIAGLGNIYVCEALWRAHLLPTRAAGTLVTKVGKPKEALNLLVNSIRDVIADAIAAGGSSLRDHIQTDGSLGYFQHSFSVYDREGLTCRTPGCGGTVSRIVQAGRSTFYCATCQK from the coding sequence ATGCCGGAATTGCCAGAAGTCGAAACGGTGAAGCGCGGTCTGACGCCGGCAATGGAGGGCGCGCGCATCGAGAGGCTGGAATTGCGCCGCGGCGATCTGCGATTTCCCTTTCCTCAGGGCTTCGAGCAGCAGGTATCCGGCCGCAAGATCATCGGCCTTGGACGGCGGGCCAAGTACTTGTTGATCGACCTCGACAGCGGCAAGACGATCATTTCCCATCTCGGCATGTCCGGCTCCTTCCGGATCGAACAGGGCGCCGTCAGCGGCACGCCTGGCGACTTCCATCACGAGCGTTCCAAGGATGAGAAGCATGATCACGCCATCTTTCATCTGGATGGCGAAGGCGGACCGCGCCGCGTCATCTACAATGATCCGCGCCGCTTCGGCTTCATGGACATTGCGGACCGCTCTGAACTCGACGCCAACCCCTTTCTGTTCGGTCTGGGGCCGGAACCGACTGGCAACGAGCTGTCGGCCGCCTATCTGGCCGAACGTTTCCAACGCAAGGCACAGCCGCTGAAGAGCGCGTTGCTCGATCAGAAGAACATCGCCGGGCTCGGCAATATATATGTCTGCGAGGCGCTCTGGCGGGCGCATCTGTTGCCGACGCGCGCAGCCGGCACGCTGGTGACCAAGGTGGGTAAGCCGAAGGAAGCGCTGAACCTGCTGGTCAACTCTATTCGCGATGTCATCGCCGATGCGATCGCTGCGGGCGGATCGTCGCTGCGCGACCATATCCAGACGGACGGCTCGCTCGGCTACTTCCAGCATTCCTTTTCCGTCTATGATCGCGAAGGTCTAACTTGCCGCACGCCGGGCTGTGGCGGTACGGTCTCGCGCATCGTGCAGGCTGGCCGGTCCACCTTCTATTGCGCCACCTGCCAGAAATAG
- a CDS encoding enoyl-CoA hydratase, producing MAYETLLVETRGNVGLITLNRPQALNALNSTVLKELKQAYAAFHADETIGAIVLTGSERAFAAGADIKEMQPLDFAEVYKSDFISGWDEIAKARKPIIAAVSGFALGGGCELAMLCDFIIASETAKFGQPEITLGVIPGIGGSQRLTRAVGKAKAMDLILTGRMMDAAEAERAGLVSRVVAPERLLDEALEAATKIASLSRPSVLMAKEAVSRAFETTLEEGLRFERRLFQSLFATEDQKEGMAAFIEKRKPAFKNR from the coding sequence ATGGCCTATGAAACACTTCTTGTTGAAACCCGCGGCAATGTCGGCCTCATTACGCTGAACCGGCCGCAGGCGCTGAACGCGCTGAATTCGACCGTGCTCAAGGAGCTGAAGCAAGCCTATGCGGCTTTTCATGCCGATGAGACCATAGGCGCGATCGTGTTGACCGGCTCGGAGCGCGCATTCGCCGCCGGTGCCGACATCAAGGAAATGCAGCCGCTCGATTTCGCCGAAGTCTACAAGAGCGATTTCATCAGCGGCTGGGACGAGATCGCCAAGGCCCGTAAGCCGATCATCGCAGCTGTCAGCGGCTTTGCGCTCGGCGGCGGATGCGAGCTTGCCATGCTTTGCGATTTCATCATCGCCTCGGAGACGGCAAAGTTCGGCCAGCCGGAGATCACGCTGGGCGTCATTCCAGGCATTGGCGGCTCGCAGCGCCTGACGCGCGCGGTCGGAAAGGCCAAGGCGATGGATCTGATCCTGACCGGCCGGATGATGGACGCAGCCGAAGCCGAGCGCGCGGGACTCGTTTCGCGTGTGGTGGCACCGGAAAGGCTGCTGGATGAAGCGCTGGAGGCGGCAACCAAGATCGCATCATTGTCTCGGCCGTCGGTTCTGATGGCAAAGGAGGCGGTCAGCCGCGCCTTCGAGACGACGCTGGAGGAGGGCTTGCGTTTCGAACGCCGCCTCTTCCAGAGCCTCTTTGCGACCGAGGATCAGAAAGAGGGCATGGCCGCCTTCATCGAAAAGCGCAAACCTGCCTTCAAGAACAGGTGA